The Lathyrus oleraceus cultivar Zhongwan6 chromosome 5, CAAS_Psat_ZW6_1.0, whole genome shotgun sequence genome includes the window CTTTTGCTTCTCATCTGAAACATGAAGTCTTATGTATCTAAAACATACGACACCTTAGAAGAATTGCTAGCTATCTTACACTCCAGACCATTAATAATTTGTAGTCCTTCCATAACCTGGCTTGACAACTCATCATTACCGGCATATCCACGTTTATTCCTTTTCATGAAAATCCCTGATGTCTTTTGGTCCGGGACAATGGAGAGGAATTTATTATGCAGATAGGCTGAAAAAATTGGGTCCACTGACATAGCAGTCACTTCATGCTTAACATTTCCACAGTCCATAAGTTGAATAGATAGTGTCTTTGGTTTTGGTGAAAATTCAATACGATATATGTTCTCATCATGAAGAAGAAAGCGAGCATTTTCGTGATAAACTATAT containing:
- the LOC127083576 gene encoding paired amphipathic helix protein Sin3-like 5; the encoded protein is MDNKLLQLHAYEKSRKLGKFFDIVYHENARFLLHDENIYRIEFSPKPKTLSIQLMDCGNVKHEVTAMSVDPIFSAYLHNKFLSIVPDQKTSGIFMKRNKRGYAGNDELSSQVMEGLQIINGLECKIASNSSKVSYVLDT